The proteins below are encoded in one region of Streptomyces roseirectus:
- a CDS encoding GntR family transcriptional regulator, which yields MEAIRPVGRTLLRDRACDAIRDAIVSGEIEPGAIVRDIDLAERLGLSRAPVREAFARLVEEGLLESKPQSYTRVTPVVASEVRDAAAVVGAMHELAVRVAVTRLTPADIATMRAANERFADAVVAGDVDAALLADDELHDVLVRVSGNRAAAKTVARYTPLIRRLERRRFGEGGNCLSAGLHERLIDACEAGDVAGAVRVTAEIWRGLEELIDLS from the coding sequence ATGGAAGCCATAAGACCCGTGGGCCGCACCCTGCTCAGGGACCGTGCCTGTGACGCCATTCGGGACGCCATCGTCAGCGGGGAGATAGAGCCCGGCGCGATCGTGCGGGACATCGATCTGGCCGAGCGGCTGGGACTGTCACGGGCGCCGGTGCGGGAGGCGTTCGCGCGGCTCGTGGAGGAGGGGCTGCTGGAGAGCAAGCCGCAGAGCTATACGCGGGTCACTCCGGTCGTCGCGAGCGAGGTGCGGGACGCCGCCGCCGTCGTGGGGGCGATGCACGAGTTGGCGGTCCGGGTCGCGGTAACCCGCCTGACCCCGGCGGACATCGCCACGATGCGCGCCGCCAACGAGCGGTTCGCGGACGCCGTCGTCGCGGGGGACGTCGACGCGGCGCTCCTCGCGGACGACGAGCTGCACGACGTCCTCGTGCGGGTGAGCGGCAACCGGGCCGCCGCCAAGACCGTCGCCCGGTACACGCCCCTCATCCGGCGCCTGGAGCGGCGCCGGTTCGGCGAGGGCGGGAACTGCCTGTCCGCCGGGCTGCACGAGCGGTTGATCGACGCGTGCGAGGCGGGGGACGTGGCCGGGGCGGTGCGGGTCACGGCGGAGATCTGGCGGGGGCTCGAAGAGCTGATCGACCTGTCCTGA